The following DNA comes from Acidimicrobiia bacterium.
GGGCCATCGCGATCGCGGTCTGCACCCGGGTCGGCTGCCCCATCGCCTCGAGCGCGTCCTGGAGGGCCAAGGCGTTGATGACCGTGGCGAGCATGCCCATGTAGTCGGCGCGGGCGCGGTCCATGCCGCGGGTGGCGCCGCTCATGCCCCGCCAGATGTTGCCGCCGCCGACCACGACGGCCAGCTCCACCCCAAGCTCGGCCCGGGCGCCGGCGACCTCCTCGGCGATGCGCTGCACCACCGCGGCGTCGATCCCGTAGCCGGTCTTGGTCTCGGCGAACGCCTCGCCCGAGAGCTTCAGCACCGCCCGGGCGTAGCGGCTCTCGGCCACGTTCGCTCCTTCGTCCCGGCGGGACCGGCGGCGGCCTGGGGGCCGCCGGGCCGGCTCCCGGCAGTTCTAGTCCTCGCCGATCTTGACGCGCGCGAACCGGCGGACGGCCGCGTCCGGCCCGAGCCCGGCGACGAGGTCGCCCACGGTCTGCTTCGGCTCCCGCACGAAGGCCTGCTCGACCAGGACCGTCTCCTTGTAGAAGGCGTTCAGGCGCCCCTCGACGATCTTCGGCACCGCGGCGTCGGGCTTGCCCTCGTTGCGGGTGCGCTCCTCGAGCACGGCCCGCTCCCGCTCGACCACCTCGGCCGGGACCTCGTCGCGGGTCCGGTACCGGGGCGCCGCCGAGGCCACGTGCAGCGCCACGTCGTGCGCCACCGCCCGGGCCTTCGGGTCGTCGCGGTCGACGCCGCCGAGCTCGACGAGCACGCCGATCGTGTACCGGTCGAACTGCGGGTGCTTGTAGCCGTCGAGCAGCCCGTCGCTGGTCTCGAACACCACGACCCGGCCGACGACGACGTGCTCCCCGAGGCGGGCCGCCAGCTGGGTGACGTGGTCCTCGACCGTGGTGCCCTCGAAGGCCAGGGCCGCGAGCTCGGCGGTGCCGGCGTCGACCGCGACCGTCGCCAGGGCCTCGACGGTGCGCGTGAACTCGGCGCTCTTGGCCACGAAGTCGGTCTCGGCGG
Coding sequences within:
- the tsf gene encoding translation elongation factor Ts, encoding MAEITAADVAALRKQTGAGMLDCKRALTECAGDQEAAKDWLRAKGLAGAGKRAGRAAEEGGVEVLVRDGVGAIVELTAETDFVAKSAEFTRTVEALATVAVDAGTAELAALAFEGTTVEDHVTQLAARLGEHVVVGRVVVFETSDGLLDGYKHPQFDRYTIGVLVELGGVDRDDPKARAVAHDVALHVASAAPRYRTRDEVPAEVVERERAVLEERTRNEGKPDAAVPKIVEGRLNAFYKETVLVEQAFVREPKQTVGDLVAGLGPDAAVRRFARVKIGED